The following coding sequences are from one Bradyrhizobium sp. WSM471 window:
- a CDS encoding acylphosphatase, translating to MSRAILQVMIRGRVQGVGYRAWLEYQATTCGLEGWVRNRRDGSVEALFAGPPKHVADMVALCRHGPPSSRVDSVTSETADADELNLRRAGEAFSVLPTV from the coding sequence ATGAGCCGGGCGATCCTCCAGGTCATGATCCGCGGCCGCGTGCAGGGCGTCGGCTACCGGGCCTGGCTCGAGTATCAGGCGACGACGTGCGGTCTCGAAGGCTGGGTCCGCAACCGCCGCGACGGCAGCGTCGAAGCGCTGTTCGCAGGGCCGCCGAAGCACGTCGCCGACATGGTGGCGCTGTGCCGCCACGGCCCGCCGTCCTCGCGCGTCGACAGCGTCACCAGCGAGACGGCCGACGCCGATGAGCTGAACTTGCGCCGGGCAGGCGAGGCGTTTTCGGTGTTGCCGACGGTGTAG
- a CDS encoding oxaloacetate decarboxylase — translation MALRSRREKLRSILSGATCVHPGSVYDAISIRIAEDLGFPLGMFGGSVASLAVLGDPDITLITLTELAEQMRRMSRAATLPVLVDADHGYGNALNVRRTVQELEMAGAAGLTIEDTLLPAGFGEAKTQLISLEEGVGKMKAALDSRGDPSLVIMGRTGAASITSTEDAIRRARAYEATGVDALFFTGIKSRAELEAVASATHLPIVLGGAPEELNVLEYLAGQRVRIALQGHAPIAAATQAVYETQKALRDGTPPKNLKGLPSSDLTSRITREADVKARSADVLGLQQ, via the coding sequence ATGGCCCTTCGTTCCCGCCGCGAAAAATTGCGATCGATCCTGTCGGGCGCGACTTGCGTCCATCCCGGCTCGGTCTACGACGCCATCTCGATCCGCATCGCCGAGGATCTCGGTTTCCCGCTCGGCATGTTCGGCGGCTCGGTGGCTTCGCTCGCGGTACTCGGCGACCCCGACATCACGTTGATCACGCTCACCGAGCTTGCCGAGCAGATGCGGCGGATGTCACGCGCGGCAACGCTTCCGGTGCTGGTCGATGCCGATCACGGCTATGGCAACGCGCTCAACGTGCGCCGCACGGTGCAGGAGCTGGAGATGGCGGGCGCCGCCGGCCTCACCATCGAGGACACGCTGCTGCCGGCTGGGTTCGGCGAGGCGAAGACGCAGCTGATCTCGCTGGAGGAGGGCGTCGGCAAGATGAAGGCGGCACTCGACAGCCGCGGCGATCCTTCGCTCGTCATCATGGGTCGCACCGGTGCGGCCTCGATCACTTCGACCGAGGATGCGATCCGCCGCGCCAGGGCTTATGAGGCTACTGGCGTCGACGCGCTGTTCTTCACCGGCATCAAGTCGCGCGCCGAGCTCGAGGCGGTCGCGTCCGCCACGCATCTGCCGATCGTGCTCGGCGGCGCGCCGGAGGAGTTGAACGTGCTCGAATACCTCGCTGGCCAGCGCGTGCGCATCGCGCTTCAGGGCCATGCGCCGATCGCGGCCGCAACACAGGCCGTCTACGAGACACAGAAGGCGCTGCGCGACGGCACTCCGCCGAAGAATCTCAAAGGCCTCCCGTCATCGGACTTGACCAGCCGCATCACGCGGGAGGCCGACGTCAAGGCGCGGAGCGCCGACGTCCTCGGACTGCAACAATGA
- a CDS encoding acetyl/propionyl/methylcrotonyl-CoA carboxylase subunit alpha: MFKRILIANRGEIACRVIKTARRMGVQTVAVYSEADRDALHVEMADEAVLIGPPAAAESYLVIEKIVEACRKTGAEAVHPGYGFLSEREAFPRALEAAGIVFIGPNPGAIAAMGDKIESKRAAAKAKVSTVPGYLGVIEDATHAVRIADEIGYPVMIKASAGGGGKGMRIAHSTSEVAEGFNLAKAEAKASFGDDRVFIEKFIVDPRHIEIQLLGDKHGNVIYLGERECSIQRRNQKVIEEAPSPLLDEATRRKMGEQAVALAKAVNYDSAGTVEFVAGQDKSFYFLEMNTRLQVEHPVTELVTGVDLVEQMLRVAAGEKLAIAQKDVTLTGWAVESRLYAEDPFRNFLPSIGRLVKYRPPAEASQDGITVRNDTGVQEGGEISIHYDPMIAKLVTHAPSRAAAIEAQATALDSFYVDGIRHNIPFLSALMHHPRWREGRLSTGFIAEEFPRGFAVRVPEGEVARRLAAVGAAIDHVLGERKRQISGQMGGRIVQRERRRAVWLERQEILLEIAREGEAVAVRFVDADGKAGNAHLLQSPWKPGDPVWQGTIDGHLVAVQVRPIANGIRLAHQGVEVPVYVWTEAEAASARLMPVTTAADTGKKLLCPMPGLVVSIAVTEGQEVKAGETLAVVEAMKMQNVLRAEQDGTVKKIHASAGATLAVDALILEFA; the protein is encoded by the coding sequence ATGTTCAAACGCATTCTGATCGCCAATCGCGGCGAAATCGCCTGCCGGGTCATCAAGACCGCTCGCCGCATGGGAGTTCAGACGGTCGCGGTCTATTCCGAGGCCGACCGCGACGCTCTCCATGTCGAGATGGCCGACGAGGCCGTGCTGATCGGCCCGCCGGCTGCGGCCGAGAGTTATCTGGTGATCGAGAAGATCGTGGAGGCCTGCCGCAAGACCGGCGCCGAGGCCGTGCATCCCGGTTACGGCTTCCTGTCCGAGCGCGAGGCGTTTCCGCGCGCGCTGGAGGCGGCCGGCATCGTCTTCATCGGCCCCAACCCGGGCGCGATCGCGGCGATGGGCGACAAGATCGAATCCAAAAGGGCTGCCGCGAAGGCAAAAGTCTCGACCGTGCCCGGCTATCTCGGCGTCATCGAGGACGCCACGCACGCGGTCAGGATCGCCGACGAGATCGGCTATCCCGTGATGATCAAGGCCTCCGCCGGCGGCGGCGGCAAGGGCATGCGCATCGCGCATTCGACCTCCGAGGTCGCCGAGGGTTTCAACCTCGCCAAGGCCGAGGCCAAGGCCTCGTTCGGCGACGACCGCGTCTTCATCGAGAAGTTCATCGTCGACCCCCGCCACATCGAGATCCAGCTGCTGGGCGACAAGCACGGCAACGTGATCTATCTCGGCGAGCGCGAATGCTCGATCCAGCGCCGCAACCAGAAGGTCATCGAGGAAGCACCGTCGCCGCTGCTCGACGAAGCCACCCGCCGCAAGATGGGCGAGCAGGCGGTCGCACTCGCCAAGGCCGTGAATTACGACTCCGCCGGCACCGTCGAATTCGTCGCGGGGCAGGACAAGAGCTTCTACTTCCTGGAGATGAACACGCGCCTCCAGGTCGAGCATCCCGTCACCGAGCTCGTCACCGGCGTCGACCTCGTCGAGCAGATGCTCCGCGTTGCCGCCGGCGAGAAGCTCGCCATTGCGCAGAAGGACGTCACGCTGACCGGCTGGGCCGTGGAGTCGCGCCTCTACGCGGAGGACCCGTTCCGCAACTTCCTGCCCTCGATCGGTCGCCTGGTGAAATACCGTCCGCCGGCGGAAGCGAGCCAGGACGGCATCACCGTGCGCAACGATACCGGCGTGCAGGAGGGCGGCGAGATCTCGATCCATTACGATCCGATGATCGCCAAGCTCGTCACCCACGCGCCGTCACGCGCGGCCGCGATCGAGGCGCAGGCCACCGCGCTGGACTCGTTCTACGTGGACGGTATCCGTCACAACATCCCGTTCCTGTCGGCGCTGATGCATCATCCGCGCTGGCGCGAAGGCCGGCTCTCCACCGGCTTCATCGCCGAGGAATTCCCCAGGGGCTTTGCCGTCCGCGTGCCGGAGGGCGAGGTCGCACGGCGGCTTGCCGCGGTCGGTGCCGCCATCGATCACGTGCTCGGCGAGCGCAAGCGGCAGATCTCGGGTCAGATGGGCGGCCGCATCGTGCAGCGCGAGCGGCGCCGTGCGGTCTGGCTCGAGCGCCAGGAGATCCTGCTGGAGATCGCGCGCGAGGGCGAGGCGGTCGCGGTGCGTTTTGTCGATGCCGACGGCAAGGCTGGCAATGCGCATCTGTTGCAATCGCCGTGGAAGCCGGGCGATCCGGTCTGGCAGGGCACCATCGACGGGCACCTCGTGGCGGTGCAGGTGCGCCCGATCGCGAACGGCATCCGCCTCGCGCATCAGGGCGTCGAGGTGCCGGTCTATGTCTGGACCGAAGCGGAAGCTGCCTCGGCGCGGCTGATGCCGGTGACCACGGCTGCCGACACCGGCAAGAAGCTGCTTTGTCCGATGCCCGGTCTCGTGGTCTCGATCGCGGTGACCGAGGGGCAGGAGGTCAAGGCCGGCGAGACGCTCGCGGTGGTCGAAGCCATGAAGATGCAGAACGTGCTGCGCGCCGAACAGGACGGCACCGTAAAGAAGATCCACGCCAGCGCCGGCGCGACGCTCGCGGTGGACGCGCTGATTTTGGAGTTTGCGTAG
- a CDS encoding putative zinc-binding metallopeptidase — MKLFVCQACGNVLYFENRACERCGHRVAFLPEKETMSAIEPDGEAQGGAWRTLATKGESRMLCSNAEHDACNWLTDAGDTTGYCRACRHNGVVPDLSDPAQLAGWRELEMAKHRLFYSLIRWKLPLQTRQDNPEHGLIFNFLADDPQSGQKVLTGHDNGLITIALTEADDIERERRRLEMGEPYRTLLGHFRHEVGHYFWDVLVRDGGKLDECRAVFGDDSADYGQALQRHYAEGAPADWQQNYVSAYATTHPWEDFAETWAHYLHIVDTLEMASEFGMEVRPKVDRDGELTTRIRFNPYDARDVEAIVNAWLPFTFAMNSVNRAMGMRDLYPFILSPVVVEKLGFIHGLVRDAAKAGKP, encoded by the coding sequence TTGAAGCTTTTTGTCTGCCAGGCCTGCGGCAACGTGCTCTATTTCGAGAACCGCGCCTGCGAACGCTGCGGCCATCGGGTCGCGTTCCTGCCGGAGAAGGAGACGATGTCGGCGATCGAGCCCGACGGAGAGGCTCAAGGTGGGGCCTGGCGGACGCTGGCTACCAAGGGCGAAAGTCGCATGCTCTGCAGCAATGCCGAGCATGATGCATGCAACTGGCTGACGGATGCGGGCGATACCACCGGCTATTGCCGCGCCTGCCGCCATAACGGCGTCGTGCCGGATCTGTCGGATCCGGCGCAACTCGCCGGCTGGCGCGAGCTGGAGATGGCGAAGCACCGGCTGTTCTATTCCCTGATCCGCTGGAAGCTGCCGCTCCAGACCCGGCAGGACAATCCCGAACATGGCCTGATCTTCAATTTCCTCGCCGACGATCCGCAGAGCGGGCAGAAGGTCCTGACCGGCCACGACAACGGCCTGATCACGATCGCGCTGACCGAGGCGGACGACATCGAGCGCGAGCGGCGCAGGCTGGAGATGGGCGAGCCCTACCGGACGCTGCTCGGGCATTTCCGCCACGAGGTCGGGCACTATTTCTGGGATGTACTGGTGCGCGACGGCGGCAAGCTGGACGAATGCCGCGCCGTGTTCGGCGACGATTCCGCCGATTACGGCCAGGCCTTGCAGCGCCACTATGCCGAAGGCGCCCCGGCTGACTGGCAGCAGAACTACGTTTCAGCCTACGCGACCACGCATCCCTGGGAAGATTTCGCCGAGACCTGGGCGCACTATCTTCACATCGTCGACACCCTGGAGATGGCTAGCGAGTTCGGCATGGAGGTGCGGCCCAAGGTGGACCGCGACGGGGAGTTGACGACGCGTATCCGCTTCAACCCTTACGATGCGAGGGACGTCGAGGCCATCGTCAACGCATGGCTGCCTTTCACCTTCGCCATGAACAGCGTCAACCGCGCCATGGGCATGCGCGACCTCTATCCGTTCATCCTCTCGCCGGTCGTGGTCGAGAAGCTCGGCTTCATTCACGGCCTGGTCCGGGACGCCGCCAAGGCCGGGAAGCCGTAG
- a CDS encoding PAS domain-containing sensor histidine kinase yields MRSRITTATALNDPLPETFAAERLRQHLEDVARERDNAYRALQEREAELARIQRIGKVGGLEVDFREGFKNRRSPEYLMLHGLPPEAADESHEDWVNRIHPDERDATVKHFIDALSGTSEDYTAEYRIIRPNDGETRWIRVVAKIERDTDGRALRLVGAHIDVTDQMLVRETLRESEERFRLIANSAPVPIWVTKLDRTRSFANQAYVDFVGLPYDQAIAFDWRKVLHPDDLPHVLQQSVQGEASLKPFVLEARYKNAAGEWRWLRSESQPRWDPTGRHIGFIGVAHDITVAKQAEIELRQLNETLEERIVERTAELESNEARLRAILETSNQYQGLVNLRGELLYANKNALDGIKASPADVIGKPLWQTPWFSATEGMSALVREAFDTVLKGEAVRLEMRLRLPIGERDFEFGMRPVLDRHGNITGAVPEAVDITERRRGEEALRQSQKMEAIGQLTGGVAHDFNNLLTIIRSATDFLRRRELPEERRRRYVDAISDTVERASKLTAQLLAFARRQPLKPQIFNVASQVEGVAQLVRPLVGGRIDIAVEVHDGDCFTVADIAQFETALINLAINARDAMDGEGRLTIAVRKVQGIPNLRAQSARGGDYVAISVADTGSGIAPENIEAIFEPFFTTKEVGKGTGLGLSQAFGFAKQSEGDIAVTSTLGEGATFTIYLPQAQSPATEQEAAALTYEAAATGRGYRVLVVEDDDEVGRFSTELLEDLGYVVRRAANANAALAILGENEFAVDLVFSDVIMPGMNGVELAGIIRERYPGLPVVLTSGYSNVLAENADRGFELIQKPYSVESLSRILRKAITAKPSMAR; encoded by the coding sequence GTGCGCTCCCGCATCACAACGGCCACCGCCTTGAACGATCCTTTGCCCGAGACCTTCGCCGCCGAAAGGCTGCGCCAGCACCTGGAAGACGTCGCACGCGAGCGCGACAACGCCTATCGCGCGCTCCAGGAGCGCGAAGCCGAGCTTGCGCGCATCCAGCGCATCGGCAAGGTCGGCGGTCTCGAAGTCGACTTCCGCGAAGGCTTCAAGAACCGCCGTTCGCCGGAATATCTGATGCTCCACGGCCTGCCGCCGGAAGCCGCCGACGAGTCGCACGAGGACTGGGTCAATCGCATTCATCCCGACGAGCGCGACGCTACGGTGAAGCATTTCATCGACGCGCTGTCCGGCACCAGCGAGGACTACACCGCCGAATACCGCATCATCCGCCCTAACGACGGCGAGACCCGCTGGATCCGCGTCGTCGCCAAGATCGAGCGCGACACGGATGGCCGTGCCCTCCGCCTCGTCGGCGCCCATATCGACGTCACCGACCAGATGCTGGTGCGCGAGACCCTACGCGAGAGCGAGGAGCGCTTCCGGCTGATCGCCAACAGCGCGCCGGTGCCGATCTGGGTCACGAAACTCGACCGCACTCGGTCCTTTGCCAACCAGGCCTATGTCGATTTCGTCGGCCTGCCCTACGACCAGGCCATTGCCTTCGACTGGCGCAAGGTGCTGCATCCGGACGACCTGCCGCACGTGCTGCAGCAATCCGTTCAGGGCGAAGCATCGCTCAAACCGTTCGTGCTGGAAGCCCGCTACAAGAACGCCGCCGGCGAATGGCGCTGGCTACGTTCGGAATCGCAGCCGCGCTGGGACCCGACCGGCAGGCATATCGGCTTCATCGGCGTTGCCCATGACATCACGGTGGCCAAGCAGGCCGAGATCGAGCTCCGGCAGCTCAACGAGACGCTGGAAGAACGCATCGTCGAGCGCACCGCCGAGCTCGAATCCAACGAGGCGCGGCTGCGCGCGATCCTGGAGACCAGCAACCAGTATCAGGGCCTCGTCAATCTCAGGGGCGAGCTGCTTTACGCCAACAAGAACGCACTCGACGGCATCAAGGCGAGCCCCGCGGACGTGATCGGAAAGCCGCTGTGGCAGACGCCCTGGTTCAGCGCGACGGAGGGCATGAGCGCGCTGGTGCGCGAGGCCTTCGACACCGTGCTCAAGGGCGAAGCCGTGCGGCTGGAGATGCGCCTGCGCCTTCCCATCGGCGAGCGCGATTTCGAGTTCGGCATGCGCCCGGTGCTCGACCGCCACGGCAACATCACCGGCGCGGTGCCCGAGGCTGTCGACATCACCGAACGCCGCCGCGGCGAGGAAGCGTTGCGGCAATCGCAGAAGATGGAGGCGATCGGCCAGCTCACCGGCGGCGTCGCGCACGACTTCAACAATCTGCTCACCATCATCCGCTCGGCCACCGATTTCCTGCGCCGCCGCGAGCTGCCGGAGGAGCGCCGCCGCCGTTATGTCGATGCCATCTCCGACACCGTCGAGCGTGCCTCCAAGCTGACCGCCCAGCTGCTGGCCTTCGCGCGCCGGCAGCCGCTGAAACCGCAGATCTTCAACGTCGCCAGCCAGGTTGAAGGCGTCGCGCAACTGGTGCGGCCGCTGGTCGGTGGCCGCATCGACATCGCGGTGGAGGTTCACGATGGCGACTGCTTCACGGTCGCCGATATCGCGCAGTTCGAGACCGCGTTGATCAACCTCGCCATCAACGCACGCGACGCCATGGACGGCGAAGGCCGCCTTACGATAGCGGTCCGGAAAGTTCAGGGCATCCCCAACCTGCGAGCGCAATCGGCGCGCGGCGGCGACTATGTCGCGATCTCGGTCGCCGACACCGGCAGCGGCATCGCGCCGGAAAACATCGAGGCCATCTTCGAGCCGTTCTTCACCACCAAGGAGGTCGGCAAGGGCACCGGCCTCGGCCTGAGCCAGGCCTTCGGCTTCGCAAAGCAGTCCGAGGGCGACATCGCCGTGACGAGCACGCTTGGTGAAGGCGCGACCTTCACCATCTATCTGCCGCAGGCGCAAAGCCCCGCCACGGAACAGGAAGCGGCGGCGCTGACCTATGAGGCCGCGGCCACCGGGCGCGGCTATCGCGTGCTCGTGGTGGAAGACGACGACGAGGTCGGCCGGTTCTCCACGGAGCTGCTGGAAGACCTCGGCTATGTCGTCCGCCGTGCCGCCAACGCCAATGCGGCGCTCGCCATCCTCGGCGAGAACGAGTTCGCCGTCGACCTCGTCTTCTCCGACGTCATCATGCCCGGCATGAACGGCGTCGAGCTCGCCGGCATCATCCGCGAACGCTATCCGGGCCTGCCCGTCGTGCTCACCTCTGGTTACAGCAACGTTCTCGCCGAGAACGCCGATCGCGGTTTCGAGCTGATCCAGAAGCCGTATTCGGTCGAATCGCTGTCGCGCATCTTGCGCAAGGCGATCACGGCAAAGCCGTCGATGGCGCGATGA
- a CDS encoding arsenic transporter, which produces MPSDAILAWSIIVAATAGVIIRPFRLPEAIWAVIGASALVLLGLLPWRDALTGIEKGVDVYLFLIGMMLIAELARLEGLFDYLAALAVEYAGGSPQRLFLLIYIVGTLVTVLLSNDATAIVLTPAVYAATRAAGAKPLPYLFVCAFIANAASFVLPISNPANLVVFGAHMPALTEWLRLFALPSAASILLTYVVLRLTQHRALKEETIASSVPHPKLGRGGKLTAIGIVAIGIVLVTASALDKELGLPTFVCGVVTAAIVLLLNRQSPLPVLRGVSWSVLPLVGGLFVMVEALIKTGVIGQLSALLHEAVGQSVTKAAWSVGIATAVADNIANNLPVGLVAGSVAASDHLPAPVVSAILIGVDLGPNLSVTGSLATILWLVALRREKIEVGAWPFLKLGLLVTPPALIAALAAAIW; this is translated from the coding sequence GTGCCGTCTGACGCCATCCTGGCCTGGAGCATCATCGTCGCCGCGACCGCAGGCGTCATCATCCGGCCCTTTCGCCTGCCGGAGGCGATCTGGGCCGTCATCGGCGCCAGTGCGCTCGTGCTGCTCGGCCTGCTGCCGTGGCGGGATGCGCTCACCGGCATCGAGAAAGGCGTGGATGTCTATCTCTTCCTGATCGGCATGATGCTGATCGCCGAACTGGCGCGGCTCGAAGGCCTGTTCGACTACCTTGCAGCGCTCGCCGTGGAATATGCCGGCGGCTCGCCGCAGCGGCTGTTCCTGCTGATCTACATCGTCGGCACGCTCGTCACCGTCCTGCTCTCGAACGACGCCACCGCGATCGTGCTGACGCCCGCCGTCTATGCCGCGACGCGCGCGGCCGGCGCCAAGCCGCTGCCGTACCTGTTCGTCTGCGCCTTCATCGCCAACGCCGCGAGCTTCGTGCTGCCGATCTCCAATCCGGCCAATCTGGTCGTGTTCGGGGCCCACATGCCTGCGCTCACCGAATGGCTGCGCCTGTTCGCCCTGCCCTCGGCGGCCTCGATCCTGCTGACCTATGTCGTGCTGCGCCTGACCCAGCACCGCGCCCTGAAGGAAGAGACGATCGCAAGCAGCGTGCCGCATCCAAAGCTCGGCCGCGGCGGCAAGCTGACGGCCATCGGCATCGTGGCGATCGGAATCGTGCTGGTCACGGCCTCCGCGTTGGACAAGGAGTTGGGCCTGCCGACCTTCGTTTGCGGCGTGGTGACAGCCGCAATCGTGCTGCTGCTCAACCGGCAATCGCCGCTCCCCGTGCTGCGCGGCGTCTCCTGGAGCGTGCTGCCGCTGGTCGGCGGCCTGTTCGTGATGGTGGAAGCGCTGATCAAGACGGGCGTGATCGGGCAGCTCAGCGCGCTGCTGCATGAAGCCGTCGGGCAATCCGTGACGAAGGCGGCGTGGAGCGTCGGCATCGCCACCGCGGTCGCCGACAACATCGCGAACAATCTTCCCGTCGGCCTCGTTGCCGGCTCGGTTGCCGCCAGCGATCACTTGCCCGCGCCGGTCGTGAGCGCCATCCTGATCGGCGTCGATCTCGGGCCCAATCTGTCGGTGACCGGTTCGCTCGCCACCATCCTGTGGCTGGTGGCGCTGCGGCGGGAGAAGATCGAAGTCGGCGCCTGGCCGTTCCTGAAGCTCGGACTGCTGGTGACGCCGCCCGCCTTGATCGCGGCGCTTGCGGCCGCGATCTGGTAA
- a CDS encoding MFS transporter, whose amino-acid sequence MSTMAMPQPTASEAAVRYLITNYSPKGNKVGWLMMASILVEAWDLYSIAFVLIFIKEQYNPDPLMLGLAAAGTQGGAMIGALLGGWLSDKIGRRVMFLVTMVMFIVLALAQAFVPSVGWLVVIRFLLGIPLGSDISTGYTYIMESMAKGEREVMGNRWQFMFAVGEVLTIGVIVIFLLFDIHHETLWRVTLGLGALPALIILIMRHDVPETAVWLVQKGRYREAKQVAREMFNDDLAMLPDRDVEVPKVSTRAFLADLKKDPIRWRATIYGWIACFAQASEFSTFAFYLPVLFVMVGVSSVLGINLVTMALFSFAAVSGWVGPLLTPKIGHRGISIAGFSIVLVSLLVAAFALYTDNKILLPFAAAAMLWGHYWDASNCMTIPTMVAKPKYRGTASGFAYMFVKLPSFLAIFLFPTVFAAIGQANATLMVAIFPLIGLLAAIFILPEVYGYEND is encoded by the coding sequence ATGTCGACGATGGCGATGCCACAACCGACCGCGAGCGAAGCCGCGGTCCGCTACCTCATCACGAACTACAGCCCCAAGGGCAACAAGGTCGGCTGGCTGATGATGGCCTCGATCCTGGTCGAAGCCTGGGATCTCTATTCGATCGCCTTCGTGCTGATCTTCATCAAGGAGCAGTACAATCCCGATCCGCTGATGCTGGGCCTCGCCGCGGCCGGTACGCAAGGCGGCGCCATGATCGGCGCACTACTCGGCGGCTGGCTTTCCGACAAGATCGGCCGCCGCGTCATGTTCCTGGTGACGATGGTGATGTTCATCGTGCTGGCGCTGGCACAGGCCTTCGTGCCCAGCGTCGGCTGGCTCGTCGTGATCCGCTTCCTGCTCGGCATTCCGCTCGGCTCGGACATCTCGACCGGCTACACCTACATCATGGAATCCATGGCCAAGGGTGAGCGCGAGGTCATGGGCAACCGCTGGCAGTTCATGTTCGCGGTCGGTGAGGTCCTGACGATTGGCGTCATCGTGATCTTCCTGCTGTTCGACATTCACCACGAGACGCTGTGGCGGGTGACGCTCGGCCTCGGCGCGCTGCCGGCGCTGATTATCCTGATCATGCGGCACGACGTGCCTGAGACGGCGGTGTGGCTGGTGCAGAAGGGACGCTACCGCGAGGCCAAGCAGGTCGCGCGCGAGATGTTCAACGACGATCTCGCCATGCTGCCGGACCGTGACGTGGAGGTGCCCAAGGTCTCCACCCGTGCGTTCCTCGCCGACCTCAAGAAGGATCCGATCCGCTGGCGCGCCACGATCTACGGCTGGATCGCCTGCTTCGCGCAGGCCAGCGAGTTCTCGACCTTCGCGTTCTACCTGCCGGTGCTCTTTGTGATGGTCGGCGTGTCGAGCGTGCTCGGCATCAATCTGGTGACGATGGCGCTATTCTCCTTCGCCGCCGTGTCGGGCTGGGTCGGTCCGCTGCTGACCCCGAAGATCGGCCACCGCGGCATCTCGATCGCGGGCTTCTCGATCGTGCTGGTCTCGCTGTTGGTCGCGGCCTTCGCGCTCTACACCGACAACAAGATCCTGCTGCCGTTCGCGGCCGCCGCGATGCTGTGGGGCCATTATTGGGATGCGTCGAACTGCATGACGATCCCGACCATGGTCGCCAAGCCGAAATATCGCGGCACCGCCAGCGGCTTCGCTTACATGTTCGTGAAGCTGCCGTCGTTCCTGGCGATCTTCCTGTTCCCGACGGTGTTCGCCGCGATTGGGCAGGCGAATGCCACGCTGATGGTCGCGATCTTCCCGCTGATCGGATTGCTCGCCGCAATCTTTATCCTGCCGGAAGTCTACGGCTACGAGAACGATTGA
- a CDS encoding GntR family transcriptional regulator codes for MATRKRALEVVRNDDGEGKPSRRNRLNFFELAYQRIEELLVHCELKPGQFMTMLELQHITGFGRTPVHHAVNRLSADTLIIIRPRHGLRIAPIDLARERMLLALRRDMERFVIRLAADRASLSHRNQALHIERLLRERRANLTLDEFNHIDRRIDALVLEAAGEPFLVHTLRPLHTLYRRIGYIHHRFMPGQAELSGTIDHHLAILNAVASRRVEDAVKASDALIDYMGEMFTGMEVGIDPRLLDCSIEPLLGT; via the coding sequence ATGGCAACGCGCAAGCGCGCGCTCGAGGTGGTGAGGAACGACGACGGCGAGGGCAAGCCCTCCCGGCGCAACCGTCTCAACTTCTTCGAGCTGGCCTATCAGAGGATCGAAGAGCTGCTCGTCCATTGCGAGCTCAAGCCCGGCCAGTTCATGACGATGCTGGAATTGCAGCACATCACCGGCTTCGGCCGCACGCCGGTTCATCACGCCGTCAATCGGCTCTCCGCCGATACATTGATCATCATCCGTCCGCGCCACGGTCTGCGCATTGCGCCGATCGATCTGGCACGCGAGCGCATGCTGCTGGCCTTGCGCCGCGACATGGAGCGCTTCGTGATCCGGCTTGCGGCCGACCGCGCCAGCCTTTCGCACCGCAATCAGGCGCTGCACATCGAGCGCCTTCTGCGCGAGCGCCGCGCCAATCTGACCCTCGACGAGTTCAACCACATCGACCGCCGCATCGACGCGCTGGTGCTGGAGGCGGCAGGCGAGCCGTTTCTGGTGCACACGCTGCGGCCGTTGCACACGCTGTATCGGCGCATCGGCTACATCCACCACCGGTTCATGCCGGGGCAGGCGGAACTGTCAGGAACAATCGATCATCATCTGGCTATTCTTAATGCGGTCGCCAGCCGTCGCGTCGAGGACGCGGTGAAGGCCAGCGATGCACTGATCGACTACATGGGCGAGATGTTCACCGGCATGGAGGTGGGGATCGACCCGCGCCTGCTCGATTGCAGCATCGAGCCGCTGCTCGGCACGTAA